TCACGGTCGCCGAGCAGGAGTTCTACGCCGAGAAGGGCTTCTCCAACCCGCCCCGGCGCTGCAAGTCTTGCCGCGCCGAAGCCAAGCAGGCCCGCCAGAGCCGTGGCGGC
The sequence above is a segment of the Candidatus Tanganyikabacteria bacterium genome. Coding sequences within it:
- a CDS encoding zinc-ribbon domain-containing protein — its product is MSPFTEQTITCADCGVQFAFTVAEQEFYAEKGFSNPPRRCKSCRAEAKQARQSRGG